In one window of Rhinatrema bivittatum chromosome 10, aRhiBiv1.1, whole genome shotgun sequence DNA:
- the F3 gene encoding tissue factor: MALSPLLVLAYCLCWLAASASGTGNLTTAANITWSSINFKTILEWWPKPVGYVYTVSIAGKKSNWKKKCIYTSETECDVTDLLQDTNDTYTAHIISEVPEDEDQVEEFPFSISEPFTPYKQTIVGKPGIQSYEYNKEHTRLRVVIEDPVTPYKLPNGSLKSIREIFKDDLKYTFYYWRASSTGKKQQTTTTNEIEISVDKGENYCFYAQASISSRKALRDGEESQTLCTGHSGNVLNEYGIGVIIAGILAVVVIIVLIIALSVTLYKCKKMKTEEKAKENRPLNHV, translated from the exons ATGGCTCTCTCGCCGCTACTGGTGCTCGCCTACTGCCTCTGCTGGCTCGCCGCCTCCGCTTCAG GTACTGGAAATCTTACCACTGCTGCTAATATAACATGGTCATCTATTAATTTCAAGACAATTTTGGAGTGGTGGCCCAAGCCAGTGGGCTATGTGTATACAGTCAGCATAGCTGG taaaaaatcaaactggaaaaagaaatgcatttacaCAAGTGAAACAGAGTGTGATGTCACAGATTTATTACAGGACACAAATGATACATATACTGCTCACATCATCTCTGAGGTGCCAGAAGATGAAGATCAGGTGGAAGAATTTCCCTTTTCAATCTCTGAACCATTTACACCTTACAAGCAGA caATTGTCGGAAAACCAGGAATTCAAAGTTACGAGTACAACAAGGAACACACTAGGTTGAGAGTGGTAATTGAAGATCCAGTTACACCCTACAAGCTTCCCAATGGGAGTCTGAAAAGCATTCGTGAGATTTTTAAAGACGACCTGAAGTATACCTTCTATTACTGGAGAGCATCCAGCACAGGCAAG AAACAGCAAACCACAACCACCAACGAAATTGAAATCAGTGTTGATAAAGGAGAGAACTACTGCTTCTATGCACAGGCCTCTATTTCTTCTCGCAAGGCGCTCCGCGATGGTGAAGAGAGCCAGACACTGTGCACCGGCCACAGCGGAAATGTTTTGAACG agtatGGCATTGGTGTGATTATTGCAGGAATTCTGGCAGTGGTTGTGATCATCGTGTTAATCATCGCTCTCTCTGTGACACTGTACAAGTGCAAGAAAATGAAAACCGAAGAAAAAGCCAAGGAAAACAGACCATTGAATCATGTTTAA